The sequence below is a genomic window from Streptomyces sp. NBC_00289.
CCCGTCGTACGAGCTCGTCCGGCTAGAGCAACTCGTGCGTCATCCTCAGGATGTTCGAATTGAACACATGGGCCGACCCGTCGCGGAGTCCGAAATTCAGCCCGCCACGCTCCATTTTCACATGCACGAATTCGGTGCTCTCTCCGATCTCGTCCAGGTGGAGGCCGTACGCTTCGCGTATCGCGGTGATGTTGTCCCCGGATCCGCGTCCGGCCGCGATGAGCGCGTCCCTGGTTCCCGGCTTCATCTCGTAACGCACGAGATGCGTGTACTTCTGGGCGTTCCTCCCACCGCGCCGAGCGAAGCGCTCCGCGATCCCGGTGACGTAATCAGCCTCCTGCGTCACGAAGTTCTCGCCTCGGGGGGTTATCTCTCCGTTGGGGCCCAACCGCGAAAACTCTTTCTCCGACATCACACGGTGAAATACCTCGTAGGGTCCGAGGCCCAGCGGGTCCGTGCCCGCCCAGGGATTGGGTACGTAGGCAGTGGGATGCGGTGCCGTGCTCAGCCCGAGCGGGTCGGGGGTCACGTAGCGGCCGCTGTCGGGATCGTAGTGGCGGTGCTGGTTGTAGTGGAGCCCGGTTTCGGGGTCGTGGTATTGACCAGGGAATCGGAGTGGCGTGTACGTCGTGCTGTCCGTCGGCCATGCGGTGCTACCCCAAAGCGTGGAGCGGGCCCGCCACGCGATGCTTCCCCCGGCGTCCACCAGTTCCGTCGGCGTGCCCACGAGGTCGGTGACGATGGCGAAGAACCGGGAGTCAATCTCCTCCTGCGTCGCCGCGTCCACCACTCGTTCCGTTTGGGCGACGGGATGGAGACCGTCATAGTCCCAGGTCAGGGTGACCGGGTGGGGCCGCCCGTCGCTTGTGGTCGTCTGCTCGACGAGGGTGTCACCGTCCCAGGTGAAGCGGGTCTCCTCCACGACGGCTGTTCCGTCTGCGACCATCCGCTGCTTGGCGACCCGGCGGCCGAAGACGTCGTACCGATACCGCCACACCACACCGTCGGGTGTGATCACGGACGTCAGCCGGTCCTCCGCGTCCCAGGCATAGCGCCACGTCTCCCGGCGCCGTGAGAGGCGGGTTCTGCGGCGCACCACCATGCGGCCCGCGCCGTCGTACTCGTAGCCCACGCCGCCGGCTCTGGTCACGCGCGTGCCCGTGTAGGTGCGTCGGCCTCTTGCCTCAGGCTCCGGCTGGGTGTCCGGCCAGGCAGCGTCGGTTTGGTTGCCCGCAGCGTCGTACACGTACCGTTCCCGCCAGTTCCGCGCGCTCACCGCCGTGACCCGTCCCAGGGCGTCCAGTTCGATGTGGCGCGAGCCGTTCCGCAGATCGTCCACGGCGGTGACGTGGCCGTCGGGCCGGTAGGCGTACCGACGGCTCTGTAGCGTCCCATGGGGCGTTTCGGCCGTCTGCTCCACAAGGTGGCCCGAGGCGTCCCACCGGCTGTTCACGGTGAGGGACTCATTGACCTGGCGAGTGATCTCTCGTCCGGCGACGTCGTAGCCGAAACGCACGGCGCGCCCGGCCGTGGTCACGGAGTTGCGCCGGCCGTGGGCGTCATAGTCGTACGTCGACACGGCTCCTGTGGGTGTCACGCGCCGGGTGCGCCGGCCGAGACCGTCGTATTCGAAGGACAGCAACCGGTCGTCCACGCACTCTGCGACGATCCTGCCCCACTGGTCCCGCTCCAGCCGAACGGAGGAGTCCGGGCCAGTGGCGCGCAGCAGACGTCCCATGGCGTCGTGCTCGTACCGACTGACGGCGCCGTCGGCGTCTTTCGTCACCACCTGGCCGAGGACGTCACGCTCGTAGGCGATCGCCTGTCCCAGAGCGTTCTTCCGGAGCACGATCCGGCCGACCGCGTCGTACTCATAGCGCAGGCTACGACCGTCAAAGTCGGACTCCGACTCGATGCGCCCGGCAGGGTCGTAGGTGTACTCCCACGTCAGCCCCTGGGGGTTCGTGACCTTGGTCAATCGTAGAGAGGCGTCGTGTTCGTAGGTGTATCTGGCTCCGTCCGGTCCCGTTCTGGCGGCGAGCAGGTCGAAGTGCGTGTACTCGTACGTACTCACGCCACCGTTCGCGTCTGTGTGGCGGACGCAGTTGCCCTCGCCGTCGTACTCCCAGGTCTCCTGTGCGCCGCCGGGGCCCACCCATCGCGCAATCCGGCCTTCGACGGTCCACCACAGGTGTGCCTCGCTGCCGGTCGTGTCAGCGACCGCCACCACCCTGCCGAAGACGTCGTGGCGACGCCACTCCCGCCCGCCCCGCGCCTCGGTCAGCCCTGTGGTCAGGCCCGCCGCATTGGTCTCGATCCGGGTCGTGTTCCCCAAGGGGTCGGTGACCGACGTCAGATGTCCCGCGTCATCGTGTGCGTACCTCACGGTCGCGCCGCCGGGACCGGTGACCGCCTCGCAGTTACCCCTCTCGTCGTACTCCCGCCGCCAAGTGCTCCCGTCGGCATGGACGGTCACGGTGGGCCTGCCATTCCCGTCGTACGTGAAACGCGCCGTCGCTTCGTCCGGGTAGGTGATGACCAGAGGCAGACCCATGTCATCGCGGGCGTAGTGAGTGGTGTGGCCGAGCCCATCCGTTTGGGACAGGACATGGTGGTGCTCGTCATAGCTGGTGCGCGTGGTGTGGCCGAGAGGGTCGATCTCCGCGACGACCTGGCTGAGTGGATTGATGACAAACCTGGTCGTGGCGTTCTCGGCCGTGGTGAGCGTGGTGACATGACAGTCGGGCCAGGCAGGGTCGGCACCGGAGTAGTCGAGCGTGACGGTGACATGGCCGGCCTCGCCACCCTCCGCGACGCAGCGGTCCTGAGCGTCGTAGGTGTACTCATAACGGCTGTCGTTGGTATCGATCCACGAGGTGATGCGCGACCGCTCGTCGTAAGTGAGACGAAGCGGGAGACCGGAGGAGTTGATGATGTCGGTGAGGTTGCCGTCGGTGTAGGCATAGCGCTTGATGACGACGTCCCCGCCGTCATCAGTGGGGCTGACCAAGCTAAGAGTGGTGACGCGGCCTTCTTCTGTGGTGAACGCGAGGTGGTAGCCGCCGGAGTGGCGGATGGCGAGCGGGGTGCCGTGCTCGTCGTGGTCAAAGGTGATGGTGTGTCGGTTGCGGTCGATGACACGAACCGGCAGGGCGATTCCGTCGGCCGTGGCGCGGGCGAAGTGACGGGCCAGACCGGTGACGGGGTCGTCGATGCGATAGCTGCCGTCGTCCAGGCAGGTCAACGGCAGGCGGG
It includes:
- a CDS encoding RHS repeat-associated core domain-containing protein, with the protein product MAGLRPRDWHVLDLDKDPTPGDPERVRSLARQLHDFADDVSEALRLVKGMAGEDTMLQWAGKSADVFQDQFSGVPKNLKKLKKSYDLCGDALAAYWPKLERAQALADKALVKAREAQSDLSSAQSRLSSADSWVTRATKEADKYKDDPTGSKSGGEKPDETKVRAATRDAQQAKSAHSKAQSDVSTAQDALDAAKKMAEDARKMREDAAREAKSKIDEASDAGIQNRSWWEEVGDWFEDNWDTIVTVCKVVVAVVGIIAMIIGGPILGAIVLIAALVVLADTLYKYSKGQASLWDVGFAALDCIPGMKGLTTLGGLAKGLKGGMAAMKGLRGGMKGLSLAVRGLGKNARGMLADGAKGAYNRLRSIVRSKGSDPVDMATGAMYLPQTDVDLPGLLALAFTRRAASDYRCGWWFGPTWASTIDQRLEIDADGIVFVTEDGLLLDYPHPSARQTPVLPEAGPRLPLTCLDDGSYRIDDPVTGLARHFARATADGIALPVRVIDRNRHTITFDHDEHGTPLAIRHSGGYHLAFTTEEGRVTTLSLVSPTDDGGDVVIKRYAYTDGNLTDIINSSGLPLRLTYDERSRITSWIDTNDSRYEYTYDAQDRCVAEGGEAGHVTVTLDYSGADPAWPDCHVTTLTTAENATTRFVINPLSQVVAEIDPLGHTTRTSYDEHHHVLSQTDGLGHTTHYARDDMGLPLVITYPDEATARFTYDGNGRPTVTVHADGSTWRREYDERGNCEAVTGPGGATVRYAHDDAGHLTSVTDPLGNTTRIETNAAGLTTGLTEARGGREWRRHDVFGRVVAVADTTGSEAHLWWTVEGRIARWVGPGGAQETWEYDGEGNCVRHTDANGGVSTYEYTHFDLLAARTGPDGARYTYEHDASLRLTKVTNPQGLTWEYTYDPAGRIESESDFDGRSLRYEYDAVGRIVLRKNALGQAIAYERDVLGQVVTKDADGAVSRYEHDAMGRLLRATGPDSSVRLERDQWGRIVAECVDDRLLSFEYDGLGRRTRRVTPTGAVSTYDYDAHGRRNSVTTAGRAVRFGYDVAGREITRQVNESLTVNSRWDASGHLVEQTAETPHGTLQSRRYAYRPDGHVTAVDDLRNGSRHIELDALGRVTAVSARNWRERYVYDAAGNQTDAAWPDTQPEPEARGRRTYTGTRVTRAGGVGYEYDGAGRMVVRRRTRLSRRRETWRYAWDAEDRLTSVITPDGVVWRYRYDVFGRRVAKQRMVADGTAVVEETRFTWDGDTLVEQTTTSDGRPHPVTLTWDYDGLHPVAQTERVVDAATQEEIDSRFFAIVTDLVGTPTELVDAGGSIAWRARSTLWGSTAWPTDSTTYTPLRFPGQYHDPETGLHYNQHRHYDPDSGRYVTPDPLGLSTAPHPTAYVPNPWAGTDPLGLGPYEVFHRVMSEKEFSRLGPNGEITPRGENFVTQEADYVTGIAERFARRGGRNAQKYTHLVRYEMKPGTRDALIAAGRGSGDNITAIREAYGLHLDEIGESTEFVHVKMERGGLNFGLRDGSAHVFNSNILRMTHELL